From one Sardina pilchardus chromosome 6, fSarPil1.1, whole genome shotgun sequence genomic stretch:
- the smarcc1a gene encoding SWI/SNF complex subunit SMARCC1 isoform X1 has product MATAATAAGGTGSGGAAASQSGSGAAIGRKKDGGPSSKYWENSETINQLESVRQWIGKHYKKYVQTDNPSSKSLAGLVIQLLQFQEDAFGRRVNNPALTKLPAKSFLDFKAGGALCHILGSAYKFKSEQGWRRFDLQNPSRMDRNVEMFMNVEKTLVQNNCLTRPIVYLSSDLEQKQVSKLKDIIKRHQGTITEEKSKATHIILPSPSQQDEDEWLRPVMRKDKQVLIHWGYSPDSYDTWVSTSDVDADVEDPPSSEKPWRVHAKWVLDTDNFNEWVTEEDYEMDENKKPVFFRQRIFPREEESSRTPDRKDRKSMAGGKKRRRSPSPPTTPAESRKKGGKKGNPGLHWKRRGHRDDDEQDDDLTKDMEDPSPVPGMEEVALPKAVNQKKDSENTPVKGGTVADLDEQEDGSVVSGGKDDEEQSKAEVNRLLDSGEDNVTEQTHHIIIPSYAAWFDYNCIHEIERRALPEFFNGKNRSKTPEIYLAYRNFMIDTYRLNPQEYLTSTSCRRNLTGDVCAVMRVHAFLEQWGLINYQVDAESRPLPMGPPPTPHFNVLADTPSGLVPLHHRPPQVPPAQQMLNFPDKLKDKHSDMQNFGLRTDMYSKKPAKPSKSGREWTEQETLLLLEALEMYKDDWNKVSEHVGSRTQDECILHFLRLPIEDPYLESTEATMGPLAYQPVPFSQSGNPVMSTVAFLASVVDPRVAAAAARAALEEFSRVREEVPAELVEAHVKKVQEAARNTGKVDPAFGLESSGIAGTAPEEPEKTEASDSEKMDTDSTDAQQPDKAESKEEAEKPGESERPAEGEKVKTEGAEASERGEEENDSGEEKSREKDKEESMETSEDGKEGEEEQEEARKKKVELDIGEGNIATAAAAALASAATKAKHLAAVEERKIKSLVALLVETQMKKLEIKLRHFEELETIMDREKEALELQRQQLLTERQAFHMEQLKYAEMKARQQMEQQAAAAAAAAQNAAAAGGHHGPPPHGPHGPAAPSPAHGPSPHGPMPGMHPGHPGHPGGPGHPGFPPMHHQMGPHHPTATGPMIPGQPMPGRMMPGPPPGGPPQGSMPPMMGPRHPGAPNGMYPGPMPGPHDGMPPAPVVGPVPPVPPRVAEN; this is encoded by the exons ATGGCGACAGCGGCGACTGCAGCAGGAGGAACTGGttctggaggagcagcagccaGTCAAAGTGGCTCAGgagctgctatcgggaggaagaaagatggagggCCATCTTCAAAATATTGGGAGAATTCAGAAACTATTAATCAATTGGAGTCGGTGCGCCAGTGGATCGGGAAGCACTACAAAAAG TATGTCCAGACTGACAACCCTTCTAGCAAGTCTCTGGCTGGGTTGGTCATCCAGCTGTTGCAGTTCCAGGAGGATGCGTTTGGCCGAAGGGTGAACAACCCAGCCCTCACCAAACTACCC GCTAAAAGCTTCCTTGACTTCAAGGCAGGAGGTGCCTTATGTCACATCTTGGGGTCTGCCTACAAATTTAAGAGTGAACAGGGCTG GCGAAGGTTTGACCTGCAGAACCCTTCCAGGATGGACAGGAATGTAGAGATGTTCATGAATGTTGAGAAGACCCTGGTACAG AATAACTGCCTGACCCGCCCAATTGTGTATCTTTCATCCGACCTTGAGCAAAAACAAGTCAGCAAACTGAAGGACATCATCAAAAGGCATCAG gGAACCATCACTGAGGAGAAGTCCAAAGCCACTCACATCATTCTCCCATCCCCTTCACAACAGGATGAAG ATGAGTGGCTGCGTCCCGTCATGCGTAAGGATAAGCAGGTGCTCATCCACTGGGGCTATTCTCCGGACAG CTATGACACCTGGGTGTCTACCAGTGATGTGGATGCGGATGTGGAAGACCCACCCAGCTCTGAGAAGCCCTGGAGG GTGCACGCCAAATGGGTGCTGGACACGGACAACTTCAACGAGTGGGTGACCGAGGAGGACTACGAGATGGACGAGAACAAGAAGCCGGTGTTCTTCCGCCAGCGCATCTTCCCTCGCGAAGAGGAG TCTTCCCGTACACCCGATCGCAAGGACCGCAAGTCTATGGCCGGAGGCAAGAAGAGGAGGCGCTCGCCgtccccacccaccacccccgcCGAGTCCCGCAAGAAAGGGGGCAAGAAAGG GAACCCTGGTCTGCACTGGAAACGCCGAGGGCATCGTGATGACGACGAGCAGGACGATGACCTCACCAAGGACATGGAGGACCCGTCGCCTGTGCCTGGCATGGAGGAGGTTGCGCTGCCCAAGGCCG TCAACCAGAAGAAAGACAGTGAAAATACCCCAGTGAAGGGAGGGACTGTGGCCGATTTGG ATGAGCAAGAGGATGGTTCAGTGGTGTCTGGTGGCAAG GATGATGAGGAGCAGAGCAAGGCTGAGGTGAACCGCCTGCTGGACTCCGGTGAGGACAACGTGACCGAGCAGACCCACCACATCATCATTCCCAGCTACGCCGCCTGGTTCGACTATAATTG CATCCATGAGATTGAGCGAAGGGCTCTGCCAGAGTTCTTCAATGGCAAGAACAGATCCAAAACTCCAGAGAT ATACCTGGCGTACCGCAACTTCATGATCGACACCTATCGCCTGAACCCGCAGGAGTacctcacctccacctcctgccGCCGCAACCTCACCGGGGACGTCTGTGCCGTCATGAG GGTCCATGCCTTCCTGGAGCAGTGGGGACTGATCAACTACCAGGTGGACGCAGAGAGCCGGCCACTGCCCATGGGCCCACCCCCGACCCCCCACTTCAACGTGCTGGCTGACACCCCCTCAGGCCTGGTGCCTCTGCACCACCGCCCCCCACAG gtgccgCCTGCCCAGCAGATGCTGAACTTCCCAGATAAGCTTAAAGACAAGCACAGTGACATGCAGAACTTTGGCCTCCGGACAGACATGTATTCCAAGAAGCCTGCCAAG CCGAGCAAGTCTGGAAGGGAGTGGACTGAACAGGAGACCCTGCTCCTTCTTGAG gcTCTGGAGATGTACAAGGACGACTGGAACAAGGTGTCGGAGCACGTGGGCAGCCGCACACAGGACGAGTGCATCCTGCACTTCCTGCGCCTGCCCATCGAGGACCCGTACCTGGAGAGCACCGAGGCCACCATGGGACCGCTGGCCTACCAGCCCGTGCCCTTCAGCCAGTCCGGGAACCCCGTCATGAGCACCGTCGCCTTCCTGGCCTCCGTGGTGGACCCTCGCGTGGCTGCCGCTGCAGCCAGAGCTGCCctcg AGGAGTTCTCGCGTGTGCGTGAGGAGGTGCCCGCTGAGCTGGTGGAGGCCCACGTCAAGAAGGTGCAGGAGGCCGCCCGCAACACGGGCAAGGTGGACCCCGCCTTCGGCCTGGAGAGCAGCGGCATCGCCGGCACTGCCCCCGAGGAGCCCGAGAAGACCG AGGCCAGTGACTCCGAGAAAATGGACACCGACTCCACGGACGCCCAGCAGCCTGACAAG GCGGAGTCCAAGGAGGAGGCTGAGAAGCCCGGCGAGTCGGAGCGTCCGGCGGAGGGCGAGAAGGTGAAGACGGAGGGGGCGGAGGCGTCCGagcgaggggaggaggagaacgaCAGCGGcgaggagaagagcagag AGAAAGACAAGGAGGAGTCGATGGAGACCTCGGAGGacgggaaggagggagaggaggagcaggaagaggccCGGAAGAAGAAGGTGGAGCTGGACATTGGCGAAGGAAACATCGccacggccgccgccgccgctctcgCCTCCGCTGCCACCAAGGCCAAG CACCTGGCGGccgtagaggagaggaagatcaAGTCTCTGGTGGCCCTGCTGGTGGAGACGCAGATGAAGAAGCTGGAGATCAAGCTCCGACACTTTGAGGAGCTGGAGACCATCATGGACCGCGAGAAAGAAGCT tTGGAGCTCCAGCGGCAGCAGCTGTTGACGGAGCGGCAGGCGTTCCACATGGAGCAGCTGAAGTACGCCGAGATGAAGGCGCGTCAGCAGATGGAGCAGCAGGCGGCCGCCGCAGCCGCCGCAGCCCagaacgccgccgccgccgggggCCACCACGGGCCTCCCCCGCACGGGCCCCACGGACCCGCCGCGCCCTCGCCCGCCCACGGGCCGTCTCCCCACGGGCCCATGCCGGGCATGCACCCAGGGCACCCTGGCCACCCCGGAGGGCCCGGGCACCCCGGCTTCCCGCCCATGCACCACCAGATGGGACCACACCACCCAACCGCCACAG gacCAATGATTCCAGGTCAGCCGATGCCTGGCCGCATGATGCCCGGCCCTCCCCCTGGCGGTCCCCCCCAGGGCAGCATGCCCCCCATGATGGGCCCACGACACCCAGGAGCCCCCAACGGCATGT
- the smarcc1a gene encoding SWI/SNF complex subunit SMARCC1 isoform X2 yields MATAATAAGGTGSGGAAASQSGSGAAIGRKKDGGPSSKYWENSETINQLESVRQWIGKHYKKYVQTDNPSSKSLAGLVIQLLQFQEDAFGRRVNNPALTKLPAKSFLDFKAGGALCHILGSAYKFKSEQGWRRFDLQNPSRMDRNVEMFMNVEKTLVQNNCLTRPIVYLSSDLEQKQVSKLKDIIKRHQGTITEEKSKATHIILPSPSQQDEDEWLRPVMRKDKQVLIHWGYSPDSYDTWVSTSDVDADVEDPPSSEKPWRVHAKWVLDTDNFNEWVTEEDYEMDENKKPVFFRQRIFPREEEDRKSMAGGKKRRRSPSPPTTPAESRKKGGKKGNPGLHWKRRGHRDDDEQDDDLTKDMEDPSPVPGMEEVALPKAVNQKKDSENTPVKGGTVADLDEQEDGSVVSGGKDDEEQSKAEVNRLLDSGEDNVTEQTHHIIIPSYAAWFDYNCIHEIERRALPEFFNGKNRSKTPEIYLAYRNFMIDTYRLNPQEYLTSTSCRRNLTGDVCAVMRVHAFLEQWGLINYQVDAESRPLPMGPPPTPHFNVLADTPSGLVPLHHRPPQVPPAQQMLNFPDKLKDKHSDMQNFGLRTDMYSKKPAKPSKSGREWTEQETLLLLEALEMYKDDWNKVSEHVGSRTQDECILHFLRLPIEDPYLESTEATMGPLAYQPVPFSQSGNPVMSTVAFLASVVDPRVAAAAARAALEEFSRVREEVPAELVEAHVKKVQEAARNTGKVDPAFGLESSGIAGTAPEEPEKTEASDSEKMDTDSTDAQQPDKAESKEEAEKPGESERPAEGEKVKTEGAEASERGEEENDSGEEKSREKDKEESMETSEDGKEGEEEQEEARKKKVELDIGEGNIATAAAAALASAATKAKHLAAVEERKIKSLVALLVETQMKKLEIKLRHFEELETIMDREKEALELQRQQLLTERQAFHMEQLKYAEMKARQQMEQQAAAAAAAAQNAAAAGGHHGPPPHGPHGPAAPSPAHGPSPHGPMPGMHPGHPGHPGGPGHPGFPPMHHQMGPHHPTATGPMIPGQPMPGRMMPGPPPGGPPQGSMPPMMGPRHPGAPNGMYPGPMPGPHDGMPPAPVVGPVPPVPPRVAEN; encoded by the exons ATGGCGACAGCGGCGACTGCAGCAGGAGGAACTGGttctggaggagcagcagccaGTCAAAGTGGCTCAGgagctgctatcgggaggaagaaagatggagggCCATCTTCAAAATATTGGGAGAATTCAGAAACTATTAATCAATTGGAGTCGGTGCGCCAGTGGATCGGGAAGCACTACAAAAAG TATGTCCAGACTGACAACCCTTCTAGCAAGTCTCTGGCTGGGTTGGTCATCCAGCTGTTGCAGTTCCAGGAGGATGCGTTTGGCCGAAGGGTGAACAACCCAGCCCTCACCAAACTACCC GCTAAAAGCTTCCTTGACTTCAAGGCAGGAGGTGCCTTATGTCACATCTTGGGGTCTGCCTACAAATTTAAGAGTGAACAGGGCTG GCGAAGGTTTGACCTGCAGAACCCTTCCAGGATGGACAGGAATGTAGAGATGTTCATGAATGTTGAGAAGACCCTGGTACAG AATAACTGCCTGACCCGCCCAATTGTGTATCTTTCATCCGACCTTGAGCAAAAACAAGTCAGCAAACTGAAGGACATCATCAAAAGGCATCAG gGAACCATCACTGAGGAGAAGTCCAAAGCCACTCACATCATTCTCCCATCCCCTTCACAACAGGATGAAG ATGAGTGGCTGCGTCCCGTCATGCGTAAGGATAAGCAGGTGCTCATCCACTGGGGCTATTCTCCGGACAG CTATGACACCTGGGTGTCTACCAGTGATGTGGATGCGGATGTGGAAGACCCACCCAGCTCTGAGAAGCCCTGGAGG GTGCACGCCAAATGGGTGCTGGACACGGACAACTTCAACGAGTGGGTGACCGAGGAGGACTACGAGATGGACGAGAACAAGAAGCCGGTGTTCTTCCGCCAGCGCATCTTCCCTCGCGAAGAGGAG GACCGCAAGTCTATGGCCGGAGGCAAGAAGAGGAGGCGCTCGCCgtccccacccaccacccccgcCGAGTCCCGCAAGAAAGGGGGCAAGAAAGG GAACCCTGGTCTGCACTGGAAACGCCGAGGGCATCGTGATGACGACGAGCAGGACGATGACCTCACCAAGGACATGGAGGACCCGTCGCCTGTGCCTGGCATGGAGGAGGTTGCGCTGCCCAAGGCCG TCAACCAGAAGAAAGACAGTGAAAATACCCCAGTGAAGGGAGGGACTGTGGCCGATTTGG ATGAGCAAGAGGATGGTTCAGTGGTGTCTGGTGGCAAG GATGATGAGGAGCAGAGCAAGGCTGAGGTGAACCGCCTGCTGGACTCCGGTGAGGACAACGTGACCGAGCAGACCCACCACATCATCATTCCCAGCTACGCCGCCTGGTTCGACTATAATTG CATCCATGAGATTGAGCGAAGGGCTCTGCCAGAGTTCTTCAATGGCAAGAACAGATCCAAAACTCCAGAGAT ATACCTGGCGTACCGCAACTTCATGATCGACACCTATCGCCTGAACCCGCAGGAGTacctcacctccacctcctgccGCCGCAACCTCACCGGGGACGTCTGTGCCGTCATGAG GGTCCATGCCTTCCTGGAGCAGTGGGGACTGATCAACTACCAGGTGGACGCAGAGAGCCGGCCACTGCCCATGGGCCCACCCCCGACCCCCCACTTCAACGTGCTGGCTGACACCCCCTCAGGCCTGGTGCCTCTGCACCACCGCCCCCCACAG gtgccgCCTGCCCAGCAGATGCTGAACTTCCCAGATAAGCTTAAAGACAAGCACAGTGACATGCAGAACTTTGGCCTCCGGACAGACATGTATTCCAAGAAGCCTGCCAAG CCGAGCAAGTCTGGAAGGGAGTGGACTGAACAGGAGACCCTGCTCCTTCTTGAG gcTCTGGAGATGTACAAGGACGACTGGAACAAGGTGTCGGAGCACGTGGGCAGCCGCACACAGGACGAGTGCATCCTGCACTTCCTGCGCCTGCCCATCGAGGACCCGTACCTGGAGAGCACCGAGGCCACCATGGGACCGCTGGCCTACCAGCCCGTGCCCTTCAGCCAGTCCGGGAACCCCGTCATGAGCACCGTCGCCTTCCTGGCCTCCGTGGTGGACCCTCGCGTGGCTGCCGCTGCAGCCAGAGCTGCCctcg AGGAGTTCTCGCGTGTGCGTGAGGAGGTGCCCGCTGAGCTGGTGGAGGCCCACGTCAAGAAGGTGCAGGAGGCCGCCCGCAACACGGGCAAGGTGGACCCCGCCTTCGGCCTGGAGAGCAGCGGCATCGCCGGCACTGCCCCCGAGGAGCCCGAGAAGACCG AGGCCAGTGACTCCGAGAAAATGGACACCGACTCCACGGACGCCCAGCAGCCTGACAAG GCGGAGTCCAAGGAGGAGGCTGAGAAGCCCGGCGAGTCGGAGCGTCCGGCGGAGGGCGAGAAGGTGAAGACGGAGGGGGCGGAGGCGTCCGagcgaggggaggaggagaacgaCAGCGGcgaggagaagagcagag AGAAAGACAAGGAGGAGTCGATGGAGACCTCGGAGGacgggaaggagggagaggaggagcaggaagaggccCGGAAGAAGAAGGTGGAGCTGGACATTGGCGAAGGAAACATCGccacggccgccgccgccgctctcgCCTCCGCTGCCACCAAGGCCAAG CACCTGGCGGccgtagaggagaggaagatcaAGTCTCTGGTGGCCCTGCTGGTGGAGACGCAGATGAAGAAGCTGGAGATCAAGCTCCGACACTTTGAGGAGCTGGAGACCATCATGGACCGCGAGAAAGAAGCT tTGGAGCTCCAGCGGCAGCAGCTGTTGACGGAGCGGCAGGCGTTCCACATGGAGCAGCTGAAGTACGCCGAGATGAAGGCGCGTCAGCAGATGGAGCAGCAGGCGGCCGCCGCAGCCGCCGCAGCCCagaacgccgccgccgccgggggCCACCACGGGCCTCCCCCGCACGGGCCCCACGGACCCGCCGCGCCCTCGCCCGCCCACGGGCCGTCTCCCCACGGGCCCATGCCGGGCATGCACCCAGGGCACCCTGGCCACCCCGGAGGGCCCGGGCACCCCGGCTTCCCGCCCATGCACCACCAGATGGGACCACACCACCCAACCGCCACAG gacCAATGATTCCAGGTCAGCCGATGCCTGGCCGCATGATGCCCGGCCCTCCCCCTGGCGGTCCCCCCCAGGGCAGCATGCCCCCCATGATGGGCCCACGACACCCAGGAGCCCCCAACGGCATGT